A genomic window from Silene latifolia isolate original U9 population chromosome Y, ASM4854445v1, whole genome shotgun sequence includes:
- the LOC141630476 gene encoding uncharacterized protein LOC141630476 has translation MMKAHSTPYSVHPGGDKLYKDLKKTFWWPDGQTERTIKTLEDMLQACAMEFGGSWDDRLDLIEFSYNNSYHTNIGMTPSEASYDRKCMSPLCWDDSIEAVVLGPQMNIELDKALTYAELPKEILDRMVRKTRKGETVLLKMLWSNYNVEEATWEPEETVRECYPHLFEQLTNPFSVVAKPAVIH, from the exons ATGATGAAGGCTCATTCCACTCCTTATTCGGTACATCCGGGAGGTGATAAGCTCTATAAGGACTTGAAGAAGACATTTTGGTGGCCTG atggtcaaacTGAAAGGACCATCAAGACCCTAGAAGACATGTTGCAAGCATGTGCAATGGAGTTTGGTGGGAGTTGGGATGATAGActtgatctgattgagttttcatacaacaacagctatcacacaaaTATTGGGATGACACCTAGTGAGGCGTCGTACGACAGGAAGTGTATGAGTCCATTGTGTTGGGATGATAGCATTGAAGCCGTGGTTTTAGGACCCCaaatg AATATTGAGCTGGATAAAGCTCTCACTTATGCGGAGCTGCCAAAGGAGATATTGGATCGTATGGTGCGCAAGACAAGGAAAGGTGAAACCGTCTTGCTCAAGATGTTATGGTCTAATTACAATGTTGAAGAAGCCACTTGGGAACCGGAAGAAACAGTGAGGGAGTGTTATCCACATCTTTTTgagcag TTGACTAACCCCTTTTCTGTTGTTGCAAAACCTGCAGTGATCCATTAG